One stretch of Actinacidiphila sp. DG2A-62 DNA includes these proteins:
- a CDS encoding DUF7617 domain-containing protein → MKTAQNVTSPGRLPVRHGDTVNWTVGYHDAATGGDPAAVTVTDPITGAGTAQTYVPGSLHVPPGWTPSWSTDGSTFTGADQGAATTAVRGTGPATTGAGTSVSGDLLPPVQAAPRSTGGDGFTPILHRTASGDVEAWNIYHHTGPANRLVVCNDLSSGQPCAGGPWPRPLNTAAGPLGSGDTGDIFTPLSPSYVLDPGRPGVVYYPATTATAVGVGCLDMTARANCGFVPLEMSGGAPSSANGLAGLVAVDGKAYATASTGQVLCMDLAARTPCAGQPFAAIVPPNHDLPGAAYALYQGGMTVADGRVYASSSPTTGGSTAPGSTALGCFDPATGTVCAGWTTPHPAGPNAAAYTYSAYTSYDTAGHPNGVCTTNATSGAPSTSCYTLDGGPLAAPATGLDALPAGVLVFAPEVVDSGGDLRSYFGVWGGPLPGDTVCYSWTHAQPCAGFPAVAGHPAVNSGVTRDYGYAYDATTRCLIGLGDAGVLFSMDPATGGSPCLHTGAAVTLTPADFYCDGGAGHVAAYTEARLTGLDLAHTDPAGTTVTVTDPDGTVVATPPLAPDGTVDLSGVSAADHPSITVTVRLSLTDTSDFTGTGHPSLTASFRGDDPQICLRTVVTADCATTHVDDTATGTDSTGALTSNPVSLGVEPGAQCLPDITVNKEICTVSSPHACGPGGAGPWAKSSPVGLLQLLGTAYWRITVTNNGPVDAAGVTVNDAVTPACSHAAGTFALAAGATRQVYCDSFLLALPVKNTASATYYPAGAPHGTPPLTSPPSSAVACSLLCILGSPDRS, encoded by the coding sequence GTGAAGACCGCGCAGAACGTCACCAGCCCCGGCCGGCTCCCGGTGCGGCACGGCGACACCGTCAACTGGACGGTCGGCTACCACGACGCGGCGACCGGCGGCGATCCCGCCGCCGTGACCGTCACCGACCCGATCACCGGCGCGGGCACCGCCCAGACGTACGTGCCCGGTTCGCTGCACGTGCCGCCCGGCTGGACGCCCTCGTGGTCCACCGACGGCAGCACCTTCACCGGCGCCGACCAGGGCGCCGCGACCACCGCCGTCCGCGGCACCGGCCCGGCGACGACCGGCGCCGGCACCAGCGTCAGCGGCGACCTTCTGCCGCCCGTGCAGGCCGCCCCCCGCAGCACCGGCGGCGACGGCTTCACCCCGATCCTGCACCGGACCGCCTCCGGCGACGTCGAGGCGTGGAACATCTACCACCACACCGGTCCCGCGAACCGGCTCGTGGTCTGCAACGACCTCTCCTCCGGCCAGCCGTGCGCCGGCGGCCCCTGGCCGCGCCCGCTCAACACCGCGGCCGGGCCCCTCGGTTCGGGCGACACCGGGGACATCTTCACGCCGCTGTCCCCGAGTTACGTCCTCGACCCGGGGCGCCCGGGCGTCGTCTACTATCCGGCGACCACCGCCACCGCCGTCGGCGTGGGCTGCCTGGACATGACCGCGCGCGCCAACTGCGGCTTCGTCCCCCTGGAGATGAGCGGCGGCGCCCCCTCCAGCGCCAACGGCCTGGCCGGCCTGGTCGCCGTCGACGGGAAGGCGTACGCGACGGCGAGCACCGGCCAGGTGCTGTGCATGGACCTCGCCGCCCGGACCCCGTGCGCCGGGCAGCCGTTCGCCGCGATCGTGCCGCCCAACCACGACCTGCCGGGCGCCGCGTACGCCCTCTACCAGGGCGGCATGACCGTCGCGGACGGGCGCGTCTACGCCTCCTCGTCGCCCACCACCGGCGGCTCGACCGCCCCCGGCAGCACGGCGCTCGGCTGCTTCGACCCGGCCACCGGCACGGTGTGCGCCGGCTGGACCACCCCGCACCCGGCCGGCCCGAACGCCGCCGCGTACACCTACAGCGCGTACACCTCCTACGACACCGCGGGCCACCCGAACGGCGTGTGCACCACCAACGCCACCTCCGGCGCGCCGTCCACCAGTTGCTACACCCTGGACGGCGGCCCGCTGGCCGCGCCCGCCACCGGACTCGACGCGCTGCCCGCCGGCGTCCTGGTCTTCGCCCCCGAAGTGGTCGACTCCGGCGGGGACCTGCGCAGTTACTTCGGCGTGTGGGGCGGGCCGCTGCCCGGCGACACCGTCTGCTACAGCTGGACGCACGCCCAGCCCTGCGCCGGTTTCCCCGCGGTGGCCGGCCATCCCGCCGTCAACAGCGGCGTCACCCGCGACTACGGCTACGCCTACGACGCCACGACCCGCTGCCTGATCGGCCTCGGCGACGCGGGCGTGCTCTTCTCCATGGACCCGGCGACCGGCGGTTCGCCGTGCCTGCACACCGGCGCCGCGGTCACCCTCACGCCGGCCGACTTCTACTGCGACGGCGGCGCCGGGCACGTCGCCGCGTACACCGAGGCCCGGCTGACCGGCCTGGACCTCGCGCACACCGACCCGGCCGGCACCACCGTCACGGTGACCGACCCCGACGGCACGGTGGTCGCCACCCCGCCGCTCGCCCCGGACGGCACCGTCGACCTGTCCGGCGTCTCCGCCGCCGACCACCCGTCGATCACCGTGACCGTGCGCCTCAGCCTGACCGACACCAGCGACTTCACCGGCACCGGCCACCCCTCGCTGACCGCGTCGTTCCGGGGCGACGACCCGCAGATCTGCCTGCGCACCGTCGTCACCGCCGACTGCGCGACCACCCACGTCGACGACACCGCGACCGGCACGGACAGCACGGGCGCGCTCACCTCCAACCCGGTGTCCCTGGGCGTCGAGCCCGGCGCGCAGTGCCTGCCGGACATCACCGTGAACAAGGAGATCTGCACCGTCTCCTCGCCGCACGCCTGCGGCCCCGGCGGCGCCGGACCCTGGGCCAAGTCCAGCCCGGTGGGGCTGCTGCAGCTCCTGGGCACCGCGTACTGGCGGATCACCGTCACCAACAACGGGCCGGTGGACGCCGCGGGCGTCACCGTCAACGACGCGGTGACACCGGCGTGTTCGCACGCGGCCGGCACCTTCGCACTGGCGGCCGGCGCGACCCGGCAGGTCTACTGCGACAGCTTCCTGCTGGCGCTGCCGGTGAAGAACACCGCGAGCGCCACCTACTACCCGGCGGGCGCCCCGCACGGCACCCCGCCCCTCACGTCCCCGCCGTCCTCGGCGGTGGCCTGCTCCCTGCTCTGCATCCTGGGCAGCCCTGACAGGTCCTGA
- a CDS encoding ricin-type beta-trefoil lectin domain protein — protein sequence MPALAVTVAATVVATLTVNTSKAAAAPAPPSGFTLTWSDDFNGASGTGIDQSLWKYDTGPGSSFGTGEIETMTNSTSNVYYDGQGHLVLQALHSGSDPRSGWTSGRVETQAATFGAPAGGVVRMESVLQQPNVTTANGAGYWPAFWMLGSTLRDGVTWPKSGEIDVMEDINGRSSDFSTIHCGVNPDGPCKESTGISSGERACSGCQTGFHDYAVEIDRSVSPEQVRFYLDGNNFFTVYANQVDAQTWTDAIDHPFFIIYDLAMGGGFPDAFGGGPNSATVSGGKLVIDSVAVYNKGPGSGGGGGSVTGQTITGPGGKCVDVSGDDTGGDGTAVQLWDCQSGAKDQHWTWNGQTLQTLGKCLDIAGGNSAAGTKLQLATCNSGGYQNWVRQTDGSLRNPTSGRCIDSPSGATANGTRLQIWDCNGTGAQQFAIGTPIYGPGGKCVDVAGDDTGGDGTAVQLWDCQQATSLDQKWTWNGQTLRTLGRCLDIAGGVNANGTKLQLATCNGGGYQNWVVNGDGSMSNPTTGRCIDSPSGATANGTRLQIWDCNGTGAQKFALA from the coding sequence GTGCCCGCCCTCGCGGTCACGGTCGCGGCCACCGTCGTCGCGACGCTGACGGTGAACACGTCGAAGGCGGCGGCCGCACCCGCGCCGCCGTCGGGTTTCACGCTCACCTGGAGCGACGACTTCAACGGTGCGTCCGGCACCGGCATCGACCAGAGCCTGTGGAAGTACGACACCGGTCCCGGCAGCTCCTTCGGCACCGGTGAGATCGAGACGATGACCAACAGCACGTCGAACGTGTACTACGACGGGCAGGGCCATCTCGTCCTCCAGGCCCTGCACTCCGGTTCCGACCCGCGCAGCGGCTGGACGTCCGGGCGGGTGGAGACCCAGGCGGCGACCTTCGGCGCCCCGGCCGGCGGCGTCGTGCGCATGGAGTCCGTCCTCCAGCAGCCCAACGTCACCACCGCCAACGGCGCCGGCTACTGGCCGGCGTTCTGGATGCTCGGCTCGACCCTGCGCGACGGCGTGACCTGGCCGAAGTCCGGCGAGATCGACGTCATGGAGGACATCAACGGCCGCAGCTCCGACTTCAGCACCATCCACTGCGGCGTCAACCCGGACGGCCCCTGCAAGGAGTCGACGGGCATCAGCTCCGGCGAGCGCGCGTGTTCCGGCTGCCAGACCGGCTTCCACGACTACGCGGTGGAGATCGACCGCTCGGTCTCCCCCGAGCAGGTCCGGTTCTACCTCGACGGCAACAACTTCTTCACCGTCTACGCCAACCAGGTGGACGCGCAGACCTGGACCGACGCGATCGACCACCCGTTCTTCATCATCTACGACCTGGCGATGGGCGGCGGCTTCCCCGACGCCTTCGGCGGCGGCCCCAACTCGGCCACGGTCTCCGGCGGCAAGCTCGTCATCGACTCGGTGGCCGTCTACAACAAGGGCCCGGGCTCCGGGGGCGGCGGCGGCTCGGTGACCGGTCAGACGATCACCGGTCCCGGCGGCAAGTGCGTGGACGTCTCGGGCGACGACACCGGCGGCGACGGCACCGCGGTCCAGCTGTGGGACTGCCAGTCCGGCGCCAAGGACCAGCACTGGACGTGGAACGGCCAGACCCTGCAGACCCTCGGCAAGTGCCTGGACATCGCCGGCGGCAACAGCGCGGCCGGCACCAAGCTGCAGTTGGCCACCTGCAACAGCGGCGGCTACCAGAACTGGGTGCGGCAGACCGACGGTTCGCTGCGCAACCCCACCAGCGGGCGCTGCATCGACTCCCCGTCCGGCGCGACCGCGAACGGCACCCGGCTGCAGATCTGGGACTGCAACGGCACCGGCGCGCAGCAGTTCGCCATCGGCACGCCGATCTACGGCCCCGGCGGCAAGTGCGTCGACGTCGCGGGCGACGACACCGGCGGCGACGGCACCGCGGTCCAGCTGTGGGACTGCCAGCAGGCCACCTCGCTGGACCAGAAGTGGACCTGGAACGGCCAGACGCTGCGCACGCTGGGCAGGTGCCTGGACATCGCGGGCGGCGTCAACGCGAACGGCACGAAGCTCCAGTTGGCCACCTGCAACGGCGGCGGCTACCAGAACTGGGTGGTGAACGGCGACGGTTCGATGTCCAACCCGACCACCGGGCGCTGCATCGACTCCCCGTCCGGCGCCACCGCGAACGGCACCCGGCTGCAGATCTGGGACTGCAACGGCACCGGCGCGCAGAAGTTCGCGCTGGCGTGA
- a CDS encoding NtaA/DmoA family FMN-dependent monooxygenase (This protein belongs to a clade of FMN-dependent monooxygenases, within a broader family of flavin-dependent oxidoreductases, the luciferase-like monooxygenase (LMM) family, some of whose members use coenzyme F420 rather than FMN.), with product MSAKPPRTLKTMTGAGGVSETYDLALDPRRSTLDTAVRVAALAEAARIDALFTADLLSFGAQGAIGSQEPLVFVSALSAVTSRIGLIATVSSTFHHPYNLARQFGTLDHVSNGRAGWNLVTSSLGEENFGPGALPSPEERYERAAETLEVVNALWDSWRPGALTRGPDGAAVLDPARVRPVDHRGRHFSVAGPLNIPPLPQGRPVQLQAGQSEAGRALGARYAEVVFTSLPTLEVAADFTRAIRAQAREFGRPGGLPLILSSLHATYGATEEEARRLVRERREAIDFERGRAQVADMLGGGVDLSELPLDAKLPESLLPDVRSVNRRRGRVDIFTAYARQGYTLRELIVAAQDTGHWAAAGTPEQLADAVEERFRAGVLDVVMLSGLADPRQHDFAVNGLLHELRRRKIVAEDYAGPTLRDNLGLPHPREAGAGRAPESPADRSPTADRSPTAGRSPTAGRLPVR from the coding sequence GTGAGCGCGAAGCCCCCCAGGACGCTGAAGACCATGACCGGAGCCGGCGGCGTCTCGGAGACGTACGACCTGGCCCTCGATCCGCGACGTTCCACCCTGGACACCGCCGTGCGGGTCGCGGCGCTCGCCGAGGCGGCCAGGATCGACGCGCTGTTCACCGCGGACCTGTTGAGCTTCGGCGCGCAGGGGGCGATCGGCTCGCAGGAGCCGCTGGTGTTCGTGTCGGCGCTCAGCGCGGTGACCTCGCGGATCGGCCTGATCGCGACCGTGTCGAGCACCTTCCACCACCCGTACAACCTGGCCCGGCAGTTCGGCACGCTCGACCACGTCAGCAACGGCCGCGCCGGGTGGAACCTGGTGACGTCCTCGCTCGGCGAGGAGAACTTCGGCCCCGGCGCGCTGCCCAGCCCCGAGGAGCGGTACGAGCGGGCCGCGGAGACGCTGGAGGTCGTCAACGCGCTGTGGGACAGCTGGCGGCCGGGCGCGCTGACCCGCGGACCCGACGGCGCCGCGGTGCTCGACCCCGCGCGGGTCCGGCCCGTCGACCACCGCGGCCGCCACTTCTCGGTGGCCGGCCCGCTCAACATCCCGCCGCTGCCGCAGGGCCGCCCGGTGCAGCTTCAGGCCGGGCAGTCGGAGGCGGGCCGGGCGCTGGGCGCGCGGTACGCCGAGGTGGTCTTCACCTCGCTGCCCACGCTGGAGGTCGCGGCGGACTTCACCCGCGCGATCCGCGCGCAGGCCCGGGAGTTCGGCCGGCCCGGCGGGCTGCCGCTGATCCTCAGCTCGCTGCACGCGACGTACGGCGCGACGGAGGAGGAGGCCCGGCGGCTGGTGCGCGAGCGGCGCGAGGCGATCGACTTCGAGCGCGGCCGGGCGCAGGTGGCCGACATGCTCGGCGGCGGCGTCGACCTCTCCGAACTGCCCCTGGACGCGAAGCTGCCGGAGAGCCTGCTGCCGGACGTCCGGTCGGTGAACCGCAGGCGCGGCCGGGTGGACATCTTCACCGCCTACGCGCGGCAGGGCTACACGCTGCGGGAACTCATCGTCGCCGCGCAGGACACCGGCCACTGGGCCGCCGCGGGGACCCCCGAGCAACTGGCCGACGCGGTGGAGGAGCGCTTCCGGGCCGGCGTGCTGGACGTCGTCATGCTCAGCGGCCTCGCCGACCCGCGCCAGCACGACTTCGCGGTCAACGGCCTCCTGCACGAGCTGCGCAGGCGGAAGATCGTCGCGGAGGACTACGCGGGCCCCACCCTCCGCGACAACCTCGGTCTGCCGCATCCGCGCGAAGCCGGCGCCGGGCGGGCACCGGAGTCCCCCGCCGACCGCTCGCCGACCGCCGACCGCTCGCCGACCGCCGGCCGCTCGCCGACCGCCGGCCGACTGCCGGTCCGCTGA
- a CDS encoding alpha/beta fold hydrolase — translation MTTFVLVPGGWRGGWYFSDLADRLRAAGHRALTVTPTGLGDRAHLNGADVNLDTHIDDVLALLTCEQVGDAVLVGHSYGGMVITGAADRAAAGVVRRLVYADAYVPEDGQSCWDLTSDAYRRAFLEGAAANGYAVQPPPGRDPRVTAHPLASFLQRIRLDGTGLRDVTTRDYVYLSGWAGTPFTAVRDRLSTDPAWRVHTLDSGHDVCGDAPQEFLEILLRGE, via the coding sequence ATGACGACTTTCGTTCTGGTGCCCGGCGGCTGGCGTGGCGGGTGGTACTTCTCCGACCTGGCCGACCGGCTGCGCGCCGCCGGACACCGGGCGCTGACCGTCACCCCCACGGGACTCGGCGACCGGGCCCACCTGAACGGCGCCGACGTCAACCTCGACACCCACATCGACGACGTGCTCGCCCTGCTCACCTGCGAGCAGGTCGGCGACGCGGTCCTGGTCGGACACAGTTACGGCGGCATGGTGATCACCGGAGCCGCCGACCGCGCCGCCGCCGGGGTGGTGCGCCGCCTGGTCTACGCCGACGCCTACGTGCCCGAGGACGGCCAGTCCTGCTGGGACCTGACCAGCGACGCGTACCGCCGCGCGTTCCTGGAGGGAGCGGCGGCGAACGGGTACGCGGTCCAGCCGCCGCCCGGACGCGACCCGCGGGTGACCGCCCACCCGCTGGCCTCCTTCCTCCAGCGGATCCGCCTGGACGGCACCGGCCTGCGCGACGTCACCACCCGGGACTACGTCTATCTGTCCGGCTGGGCGGGCACCCCCTTCACCGCCGTCCGCGACCGCCTGTCCACCGACCCGGCCTGGCGGGTCCACACCCTGGACAGCGGCCACGACGTCTGCGGGGACGCCCCGCAGGAGTTCCTTGAGATCCTCCTGCGAGGCGAATAG
- a CDS encoding alpha/beta hydrolase fold domain-containing protein: MRSTVHPATRRDVQAVAEVLAALRGTADTGAAVLSRLSPSAVDFATERWQIGDLVHEWVCAPGTSGAAVVLYLHGRRFQHEEPAEVYAGPLSAASGLPVLLTHYRLAPRHPYPAALDDVLVAYRALLAQGFPADRIALVGHSAGGTLALSALQRLRESGDPMPACAVALCPITDFTLSGASLTANAETDLVGMDEVLQVRDAYLADADPAGAPQSPLAGAAEGLPPLLIGCGDAELLRDDAIRFAGKADSAGVDVTLEVYQGMPHGFPVLGLDSSADLTDRVGAFITQRLSGLSPDTPEGPLTIRRLGWASYEITTEYGTRLLVDPYPSGSEGFHSGLPESHIRPAELADVDVIAVTHAGYDHRGQAVEIAQAGEAILVSGTATYQAAMRAGIPAERLAATVSGVEFRYRDVTIKALPAQHESTMRVGGQFVADQPQSFLVTTRAGSRILCGGDFSLSEQVRTWGEIYRPDIAVLGIGGMRLGPVRVTELPPAEAAIAARWLGVSTVIPVHYPPGDPAPAQLAADLGDTVRVVPLAFGDTWTAPTRSHEHA, from the coding sequence ATGCGCAGCACAGTTCACCCCGCCACCAGGCGGGACGTACAAGCGGTCGCCGAAGTCCTCGCCGCCCTGCGGGGCACAGCGGACACCGGAGCCGCGGTGCTCAGCCGGCTCAGCCCGTCGGCGGTCGACTTCGCCACCGAGCGCTGGCAGATCGGGGACCTGGTCCATGAGTGGGTGTGCGCCCCGGGAACCAGCGGCGCCGCAGTGGTGCTCTACCTGCACGGCCGAAGGTTCCAGCATGAGGAGCCCGCCGAGGTCTACGCCGGGCCGCTGTCCGCGGCGAGCGGCCTCCCGGTGCTGCTCACGCACTACCGCCTCGCCCCGCGGCACCCGTATCCGGCCGCGCTGGACGACGTCCTCGTCGCCTACCGCGCACTGCTGGCCCAAGGATTTCCGGCGGACCGGATCGCGCTGGTCGGCCACTCGGCGGGCGGCACCCTCGCGCTGTCCGCCCTACAGCGGCTACGCGAGTCCGGCGACCCCATGCCGGCCTGCGCGGTCGCGCTGTGCCCGATCACCGACTTCACCCTGAGCGGCGCGTCACTGACCGCCAACGCCGAGACGGACCTCGTCGGCATGGACGAAGTGCTCCAGGTCCGGGACGCGTACCTCGCCGACGCCGATCCCGCGGGAGCCCCGCAGTCGCCGCTGGCCGGCGCCGCCGAGGGCCTGCCGCCCCTGCTGATCGGCTGCGGCGACGCCGAACTGCTGCGTGACGACGCGATCCGTTTCGCGGGCAAGGCGGACTCGGCCGGAGTCGACGTCACCCTGGAGGTGTACCAGGGCATGCCGCACGGCTTTCCGGTGCTGGGTCTCGATTCCAGCGCCGACCTGACCGACCGTGTGGGCGCCTTCATCACGCAGCGGCTCAGCGGCCTGTCGCCCGACACGCCGGAAGGGCCGCTGACCATTCGCCGACTCGGCTGGGCGTCCTACGAGATCACCACCGAATACGGCACCCGGCTGCTGGTCGATCCCTACCCTTCCGGCAGCGAGGGATTCCACAGCGGACTGCCGGAAAGTCACATCCGACCCGCCGAGCTGGCCGACGTGGACGTCATCGCGGTCACCCACGCCGGCTACGACCACCGCGGCCAGGCCGTGGAGATCGCGCAGGCCGGAGAGGCGATCCTGGTCAGCGGAACCGCGACGTATCAAGCGGCGATGCGAGCCGGCATCCCGGCCGAGCGGCTCGCGGCCACCGTCTCCGGCGTCGAGTTCCGCTACCGGGACGTGACCATCAAGGCTCTGCCCGCGCAGCATGAATCGACCATGCGCGTCGGCGGACAGTTCGTAGCCGACCAGCCCCAAAGCTTCCTGGTCACCACCCGGGCCGGGAGCCGGATCCTGTGCGGGGGCGACTTTTCACTGTCCGAGCAGGTACGCACCTGGGGCGAGATCTACCGGCCGGACATCGCGGTCCTGGGCATCGGCGGCATGCGACTCGGCCCGGTACGCGTGACCGAGCTGCCCCCCGCCGAAGCCGCGATCGCCGCACGCTGGCTCGGCGTGTCCACGGTGATCCCGGTCCACTACCCGCCGGGTGACCCGGCGCCGGCCCAACTCGCCGCCGATCTGGGCGACACAGTCCGCGTGGTGCCGCTCGCATTCGGAGACACCTGGACCGCGCCGACCCGAAGTCACGAACACGCGTAG
- a CDS encoding type II toxin-antitoxin system VapC family toxin, which translates to MPAEYTQGLLDTNIVILRKRIDPADLPTEVAISAVTLAELSAAPHEVRRNEEQSNYDEHAERGRRLDILQRAENEFDPIPFDADAARIYGRVCAAVIGAGRKPRRRVADLMIAAIAIADELPLFTTNPDDYKGLDDLLTVVPVTRPTVFHDR; encoded by the coding sequence ATGCCCGCTGAGTACACGCAGGGCCTGCTCGACACCAACATCGTCATCCTGCGCAAAAGGATCGACCCCGCGGATTTGCCGACAGAGGTCGCGATCAGCGCCGTCACCCTGGCCGAGTTGTCCGCAGCGCCCCACGAAGTGCGCAGAAACGAAGAGCAGAGCAACTACGACGAGCACGCCGAACGCGGCCGCCGCCTCGACATCCTGCAGCGCGCCGAGAACGAGTTCGATCCCATCCCCTTCGACGCCGACGCCGCCCGCATCTACGGCCGGGTCTGCGCCGCCGTCATCGGCGCCGGCCGCAAACCCCGCCGCCGGGTCGCCGACCTCATGATCGCCGCCATCGCCATCGCAGATGAACTCCCCCTCTTCACCACCAACCCCGACGACTACAAGGGCCTCGACGACCTGCTCACCGTCGTCCCCGTCACCCGCCCCACCGTTTTCCACGACCGATAG
- a CDS encoding type II toxin-antitoxin system Phd/YefM family antitoxin: MSGQPEITQRDLRSRSKEIMDAVQGGQSFTVTRDGHQIGELIPLRRRRRFVPRSEFAAMSRTASDVSLEAFRADQAATAEHEADDPYAR; the protein is encoded by the coding sequence ATGTCAGGTCAGCCCGAGATCACGCAGCGCGATCTGCGGAGCCGGTCCAAAGAGATCATGGACGCCGTCCAGGGCGGGCAGTCCTTCACCGTCACCCGGGACGGGCACCAGATCGGGGAGCTGATCCCGCTGCGCCGGCGTAGGCGGTTCGTTCCGCGCTCCGAATTCGCCGCCATGTCCCGCACCGCGTCGGACGTCTCGCTGGAGGCCTTCCGGGCGGACCAGGCCGCCACGGCCGAGCACGAGGCGGACGACCCCTATGCCCGCTGA
- a CDS encoding type II toxin-antitoxin system VapC family toxin, with protein sequence MIYLDSAAVVKLVHAESESQALRDWLDERADTGWTSSALVEIESFRALARHAPEAVTRLHPVLDLIDMVELDASTRILAQTIRPATVRSLDAIHLATALRIRPRLTSFITYDKRLADAAHTAGLTVDMPA encoded by the coding sequence ATGATCTACCTCGACTCAGCCGCCGTGGTCAAACTCGTCCACGCCGAGTCCGAGTCCCAAGCTCTGCGCGACTGGCTGGACGAACGCGCGGACACCGGCTGGACCAGCTCCGCCCTCGTCGAAATCGAATCCTTCCGAGCCCTGGCACGCCACGCCCCGGAAGCCGTCACACGACTCCACCCCGTCCTGGACCTCATCGACATGGTCGAACTCGACGCCAGCACCCGCATCCTCGCCCAGACCATCAGGCCCGCAACGGTCCGCAGCCTCGACGCCATCCACCTCGCCACAGCCCTGCGCATCCGCCCACGACTCACCTCCTTCATCACCTACGACAAACGACTCGCCGACGCCGCGCACACCGCCGGCCTCACCGTCGACATGCCCGCATAA
- a CDS encoding type II toxin-antitoxin system VapC family toxin, producing the protein MADRHPAGVLDTCTYIDLDVLDPEDLPAVPELTAITMAELQQGVAMAKDAAVRAARMEKLGAAVADFDPLPFNGDAAARYGTLVALAIASGRDPRPRRMDLMIAAIASVQDLPLFTRNADDFKGLGSSLTVVAV; encoded by the coding sequence ATGGCTGACCGCCACCCGGCCGGGGTGCTCGACACCTGCACATACATCGATTTGGACGTGCTCGACCCGGAGGACCTACCAGCGGTACCCGAACTCACCGCCATCACGATGGCCGAATTGCAGCAGGGGGTCGCCATGGCCAAGGACGCTGCCGTCCGAGCTGCCCGCATGGAAAAACTGGGCGCAGCAGTCGCCGATTTCGACCCCCTCCCGTTCAACGGGGACGCAGCCGCCCGGTACGGCACGCTCGTAGCGCTTGCCATCGCCTCAGGGCGCGATCCACGTCCCCGGAGGATGGATCTCATGATCGCCGCCATCGCCTCCGTCCAGGACCTTCCTCTTTTCACCCGCAACGCCGACGACTTCAAGGGGCTGGGCAGTTCCCTGACCGTCGTCGCCGTCTGA
- a CDS encoding type II toxin-antitoxin system Phd/YefM family antitoxin has protein sequence MKTITQREFRNRSAAVMDAVEAGETYHITRNGTEVAELRPLHRRRRLSAEELVERHRRLPRVDAARMRQEADEFFGTEDRAGEDDPWQRSHG, from the coding sequence ATGAAGACCATCACCCAGCGCGAGTTCCGCAACAGATCCGCAGCCGTCATGGACGCCGTCGAAGCCGGCGAGACCTACCACATCACCCGCAACGGCACCGAGGTCGCAGAGCTGCGCCCCCTTCACCGCAGACGTCGCCTGAGCGCCGAAGAACTGGTGGAGCGGCACCGCAGACTGCCGCGCGTCGACGCCGCCCGCATGCGGCAGGAAGCGGACGAGTTCTTCGGGACCGAAGACCGCGCTGGCGAGGACGATCCCTGGCAGCGCAGCCATGGCTGA